Proteins from a genomic interval of Paenibacillus sp. FSL R5-0623:
- a CDS encoding OsmC family protein, protein MKHPFHLKAVWNGGRNSEGTIDAGGLKTVISIPQEMGGPGTGTNPDEMLLGAASTCYLITLAAMLERSDITPDELTLESEATVDVTNNVFTYERIVHRPRIVLSADASEADLTKAERLAHKAESSCMISRAVAGNVQMETQPVIVTTGANAV, encoded by the coding sequence ATGAAACATCCTTTTCATCTGAAAGCGGTATGGAATGGTGGGCGTAACAGTGAGGGAACAATCGATGCAGGTGGATTAAAAACGGTCATATCGATTCCTCAGGAGATGGGCGGACCCGGTACGGGAACTAACCCGGACGAGATGCTGCTGGGTGCAGCCTCCACCTGTTACCTGATCACGTTGGCAGCGATGCTGGAGCGTTCGGATATTACGCCGGATGAATTAACGCTTGAATCGGAAGCAACGGTAGATGTTACGAATAACGTATTTACGTACGAACGGATCGTACATAGACCTCGGATTGTGCTCAGCGCAGATGCTTCAGAGGCGGATCTGACCAAGGCTGAGCGCTTGGCGCATAAGGCTGAATCCTCCTGTATGATCTCCCGAGCGGTGGCAGGTAATGTCCAGATGGAGACACAACCGGTCATTGTTACTACAGGTGCTAACGCGGTGTGA
- a CDS encoding DeoR/GlpR family DNA-binding transcription regulator — protein MLVAERYEKIVEWVDTQGSMRVTELSERCGVTEETIRRDLDKLEQAGRLRRSHGGAVSVKYKDELQSEIPYPERAVAHAEEKRRIASEAVKMVESGDRIALDASTTAWYMAAGLPNIPLTVLTNSIKVAAELSNKEQIRVIATGGQLASKSLSFVGPLAERSLDAYHVDKVFLSCKGVHLTKGISESNELQALVKQKMIHIADEVILLADSSKFNIQAFTRVAEMSSVGKVITDQGVDEEHVSALIEQNITCIRV, from the coding sequence ATGCTCGTAGCTGAACGGTATGAGAAAATAGTGGAATGGGTGGATACGCAAGGCAGCATGCGTGTGACCGAACTTAGTGAGCGCTGCGGGGTGACGGAAGAGACGATTCGTCGTGATCTGGACAAGCTCGAACAGGCGGGCAGGCTCAGACGGTCCCATGGCGGGGCGGTCAGCGTAAAATACAAGGATGAGTTACAGTCGGAGATTCCGTATCCGGAACGGGCTGTAGCCCATGCAGAAGAGAAGCGCAGAATTGCAAGCGAAGCGGTGAAAATGGTGGAATCCGGCGACCGGATCGCCCTGGATGCAAGTACAACGGCGTGGTACATGGCGGCAGGATTGCCGAACATTCCACTGACGGTATTAACCAACTCGATTAAGGTCGCCGCAGAGCTGAGTAACAAGGAGCAGATTCGTGTGATTGCCACAGGTGGGCAATTGGCTTCGAAGTCACTGTCTTTTGTAGGACCGCTGGCGGAACGTTCGCTTGATGCCTATCATGTGGATAAAGTATTTCTGTCTTGCAAAGGAGTGCATCTGACCAAAGGCATCAGTGAATCCAATGAATTACAGGCCTTGGTGAAGCAGAAAATGATCCATATTGCGGATGAGGTCATTCTACTTGCAGATTCCAGCAAATTTAACATACAGGCGTTTACCAGAGTTGCTGAGATGAGCAGTGTGGGCAAAGTGATTACAGATCAGGGTGTAGATGAAGAGCACGTTAGCGCATTGATTGAGCAGAATATTACGTGTATACGTGTGTAA
- a CDS encoding lactonase family protein — translation MSESKRLLVLAGSYAEAENEGIYAYELNEDTGSLSKLDGIAGVKNPTFVNVDAEGNKLYAIGETASAEGNKMSEAVALSIDPSTGKLTLLNRNDSISAPPCHIQRDPSGKYLILSSYHGGLVGLQALTDNGEVGALLDEKKHEGQGAHPERQDKPHVHSAFFSPDGKYMMVQDLGADNIAIYSIDADKNELVLHSETKTHPGAGPRHLAFHPNGQFAYVINEVDSSITSFQYDAAAGTLTELSTVSTLPDGYDGKENTTAEITVSNDGRYVYGSNRGHDSIVVFAVDADQGHLTLVEHVSAEGEHPRHFALTPNGKLLIAANRDTNNLVTFTVDQDSGRLKYTGHSTGVSKPVCVKPVYL, via the coding sequence ATGAGTGAATCAAAACGCTTGCTCGTACTTGCTGGCTCTTACGCTGAAGCGGAAAATGAGGGCATTTATGCATATGAATTGAATGAGGATACAGGCAGCTTGTCCAAGCTTGACGGCATCGCGGGTGTGAAAAACCCAACGTTTGTCAACGTGGATGCTGAAGGAAACAAACTGTATGCGATTGGTGAAACAGCGTCAGCTGAAGGCAACAAAATGTCTGAAGCGGTAGCTCTGAGCATTGATCCTTCTACAGGAAAATTAACGTTGCTGAACCGGAATGACTCCATTTCAGCTCCACCATGTCATATCCAGCGTGATCCTTCTGGCAAATACTTGATTCTCTCCAGCTACCACGGTGGCCTGGTTGGTCTGCAAGCCTTGACGGATAACGGTGAAGTTGGAGCGCTTCTGGACGAGAAGAAACATGAAGGACAAGGTGCGCATCCTGAACGTCAGGACAAGCCACATGTGCACTCCGCATTCTTCAGCCCGGATGGTAAATACATGATGGTACAGGATCTGGGCGCAGATAACATCGCGATCTATTCCATTGATGCAGACAAAAATGAACTTGTGCTGCACAGTGAAACCAAAACACATCCGGGAGCAGGCCCACGTCACTTGGCGTTCCACCCGAATGGTCAATTCGCTTATGTCATCAATGAAGTGGATTCATCCATTACTTCGTTCCAATATGATGCAGCAGCGGGCACGTTGACTGAGTTGTCTACGGTATCCACACTGCCTGATGGATATGATGGCAAAGAGAATACAACAGCCGAAATCACGGTTTCCAATGATGGACGTTATGTATATGGTTCTAACCGTGGACATGACAGTATCGTTGTATTTGCAGTAGATGCAGACCAAGGTCACCTGACACTGGTTGAGCATGTATCTGCTGAAGGTGAGCACCCGCGTCATTTTGCGCTGACACCTAACGGCAAATTGCTGATCGCAGCTAACCGTGATACGAATAACCTCGTGACATTCACGGTAGATCAGGACAGCGGACGTCTGAAATACACAGGTCACAGCACAGGTGTATCCAAGCCGGTATGCGTGAAACCTGTATATCTGTAA
- a CDS encoding AEC family transporter, whose protein sequence is MLHSFLLTLYHVFLPISLPVIGGILLKRFKNWDTRSLSTFSLYILSPALIFNTLLHAEITWTDVTSTFWFSIINLIALWALAELLSRIFRLGASEKAGLTLVSTFTNCVNYGLPLVLLAFGQLGLDKASVYVIGQMIIVNTVGIFFAARSEFTVKDAILSVFRMPSIYAASIAISLRASNLSLPEALDGGISMLAAGYSPVVLAILGAQMLRPKGATVPWLPNVRRAFWTGLVVRLAAAPILSWLILTALQVEGTLFSVLLILASMPTAVNAVILAEQFNASPQFVSRCILWTTVASMLMLPIMIVMAS, encoded by the coding sequence TTGCTTCACTCATTTTTACTCACGTTATACCATGTGTTCCTGCCGATCTCACTTCCCGTGATTGGAGGTATTCTGTTAAAACGCTTCAAAAATTGGGATACCCGGTCGCTCTCGACCTTTTCCCTTTATATTTTGAGCCCTGCGCTCATCTTCAATACATTGCTGCATGCCGAGATTACCTGGACGGACGTCACCAGCACGTTCTGGTTCTCTATTATTAATCTGATTGCCTTGTGGGCACTCGCCGAGCTGTTAAGCCGGATTTTCCGTCTGGGTGCAAGCGAAAAAGCGGGTCTCACCCTTGTCTCCACGTTTACGAACTGCGTGAATTACGGGCTCCCGCTTGTACTGCTTGCCTTTGGTCAGCTTGGACTGGACAAGGCTTCTGTCTACGTTATTGGACAGATGATTATTGTTAATACGGTAGGTATATTTTTTGCCGCGAGATCCGAATTCACGGTGAAAGATGCGATCCTGTCCGTTTTCCGCATGCCATCCATTTATGCTGCTAGCATCGCCATTTCGCTGCGTGCGTCCAATCTGAGCCTGCCTGAAGCGCTGGATGGAGGAATCTCCATGCTGGCAGCGGGCTACTCTCCTGTCGTTCTCGCCATTCTGGGAGCACAGATGCTCAGACCAAAAGGTGCAACGGTGCCTTGGCTTCCTAATGTACGCCGAGCTTTCTGGACCGGGCTTGTGGTCCGTCTCGCAGCTGCGCCAATCCTGTCCTGGCTGATACTGACCGCTCTTCAGGTCGAAGGCACGTTGTTCAGTGTGCTGCTGATCCTCGCATCGATGCCGACAGCAGTGAACGCCGTTATTTTGGCTGAACAGTTCAATGCTTCTCCGCAGTTTGTATCCCGCTGCATTCTGTGGACCACCGTTGCATCCATGTTGATGCTGCCCATTATGATTGTGATGGCTTCCTGA
- a CDS encoding DUF2062 domain-containing protein produces MNTQKRKTNRWVRLTRVMKLNFLKLLRAPGGAHKVSTGFAIGFGLELIVISTASLIYLVFYPIVRLSGGSVPAAIVGNVIGKLTFLPIILMPLAKQIGSWILPAHSMGQGPVHESAFMELFRGNWSAVSELLLGGLDILAGMSVFGVILGVISYFVVKFFYVRALNRRYERRLEKRRQADIASVSPPVLIRKPSQS; encoded by the coding sequence ATGAACACACAGAAGCGCAAGACTAACCGCTGGGTACGTTTAACACGTGTTATGAAGCTGAATTTTCTCAAATTGTTACGTGCTCCCGGAGGTGCCCATAAAGTATCTACCGGATTTGCCATAGGGTTCGGACTGGAACTGATCGTGATCTCGACGGCTTCCCTGATCTATCTCGTATTTTATCCGATTGTGCGACTGTCTGGGGGTTCGGTGCCAGCAGCCATTGTTGGTAATGTGATCGGGAAACTTACGTTTTTACCTATTATCCTGATGCCGCTCGCCAAACAAATTGGCTCATGGATATTGCCTGCTCACAGCATGGGACAGGGACCGGTACATGAGAGTGCATTCATGGAGCTGTTTCGGGGGAACTGGTCGGCCGTGAGTGAATTGTTGCTTGGTGGACTGGATATTCTGGCAGGCATGTCCGTGTTTGGTGTCATTCTGGGTGTGATTTCGTACTTTGTCGTGAAATTCTTCTACGTCAGAGCGCTCAACCGGCGTTATGAACGCCGGTTGGAGAAACGCCGACAAGCGGATATCGCTTCGGTATCACCTCCGGTATTAATCAGGAAGCCATCACAATCATAA
- a CDS encoding NADH-dependent flavin oxidoreductase encodes MNTKFNQMFEQVSLPTGITLKNRIVLAPMTHMSSNADGTISDAELAYYARRTGGAGMSITAVGHVTEHGIGFPAQFGVYDDRFIPGLKKLADTMKQQGSVAVLQIFHAGRLTPEQAVPAGQVVAPSAVASERPGSPEPRELTDAEITSIIKDFGEATRRAIEAGFDGVEIHGANGYLIQQFFSPHSNRREDRWGGSVEKRLTFPLAVVDEIQKVVAEHTKLPFIIGYRFSPEEPETPGLTMEDTYALVDALKDKNLDYLHVSVNEFWSKPRRGEADTRSRMEFILDRVNGKLPVIGVGSIHTADQAAEALQTGVPLLAIGRELIIEPDWVEKIESGREEDIETVLTKSDQERLVIPDGLWNAIIHTPGWFPMAEDK; translated from the coding sequence ATGAATACAAAGTTTAACCAGATGTTTGAACAAGTTTCACTACCGACTGGCATTACACTGAAAAACCGTATCGTGCTCGCTCCCATGACTCATATGTCCTCGAATGCTGATGGTACGATATCCGACGCAGAACTTGCTTATTATGCACGCCGCACCGGTGGTGCTGGCATGTCGATTACGGCTGTAGGGCATGTAACAGAGCATGGCATTGGTTTTCCAGCTCAGTTTGGGGTATATGATGACCGCTTCATTCCTGGTCTGAAGAAACTGGCTGACACCATGAAACAACAAGGCTCCGTTGCCGTATTGCAAATTTTCCATGCGGGCCGTCTGACTCCTGAACAAGCTGTACCTGCGGGTCAAGTAGTTGCTCCTAGTGCGGTTGCAAGCGAGCGTCCGGGATCTCCTGAACCAAGAGAGTTGACGGATGCCGAGATTACTTCCATTATCAAAGACTTTGGTGAAGCGACACGTCGTGCCATTGAAGCCGGATTTGATGGTGTTGAGATTCATGGTGCTAATGGTTATCTGATCCAGCAATTCTTCTCCCCGCATTCCAACCGACGTGAAGACCGTTGGGGCGGAAGTGTCGAGAAACGTCTGACTTTCCCACTTGCTGTAGTGGATGAGATCCAGAAAGTGGTTGCCGAACATACCAAACTGCCGTTTATCATTGGTTACCGTTTCTCCCCGGAAGAACCGGAAACACCGGGACTCACAATGGAAGATACGTATGCACTGGTGGATGCGCTTAAAGATAAAAACCTGGATTACCTTCATGTCTCTGTGAACGAGTTCTGGTCCAAGCCAAGACGTGGCGAAGCAGACACGCGTTCGAGAATGGAATTTATCCTGGATCGTGTGAACGGCAAATTGCCTGTGATCGGCGTAGGTTCAATTCATACGGCAGATCAGGCCGCTGAGGCGCTTCAAACGGGAGTACCTCTACTTGCCATTGGACGTGAGCTGATTATTGAACCGGATTGGGTTGAGAAAATCGAGAGCGGACGTGAAGAAGATATCGAGACGGTTCTGACCAAATCCGATCAGGAACGTCTGGTTATCCCTGACGGGTTGTGGAATGCAATCATCCACACACCGGGCTGGTTCCCTATGGCAGAAGATAAATAA